In one window of Microbacterium dextranolyticum DNA:
- a CDS encoding VIT1/CCC1 transporter family protein: MVSTDPTPGHPDEPHRAGLAQRLNGLRAGVLGANDGIVSTAAVVVGVAGATAEVMPVLLAGSAALVGGAISMALGEYVSVSSQRDSERALIEKERQELASDPHGEFAELVELYRERGLSEDTATRVATELTAHDALSAHLSIELNIDQDDVVSPWSAAIASAVAFTVGALLPMATILLLPHPARLVWTFVAVLVALAVTGYVAAWIGGARRGRAIMRTVVGGALALGATFLVGTLFGAVAG, from the coding sequence GTGGTGAGCACCGACCCGACACCCGGACACCCCGACGAGCCGCACCGCGCCGGCCTCGCGCAACGTTTGAACGGCCTGCGGGCCGGTGTGCTGGGTGCCAACGACGGGATCGTCTCGACCGCTGCGGTGGTCGTCGGGGTCGCCGGCGCGACGGCCGAGGTCATGCCCGTGCTGCTGGCCGGCTCGGCCGCGCTCGTGGGCGGGGCGATCTCGATGGCGCTCGGCGAGTATGTCTCGGTGTCGAGCCAGCGCGACAGCGAACGCGCGCTCATCGAGAAGGAGCGGCAGGAGCTCGCCAGCGACCCGCACGGGGAGTTCGCCGAGCTCGTCGAGCTGTACCGGGAACGCGGCCTCAGCGAAGACACCGCCACCCGTGTCGCGACGGAGCTGACGGCGCACGATGCGCTCTCGGCGCATCTGTCGATCGAGCTGAACATCGACCAGGACGACGTCGTCAGCCCGTGGAGCGCCGCCATCGCCTCGGCGGTCGCCTTCACCGTCGGGGCGCTGCTCCCGATGGCGACGATCCTTCTGCTGCCCCACCCTGCGCGCCTCGTCTGGACGTTCGTCGCCGTGCTCGTCGCACTCGCCGTCACCGGCTACGTCGCGGCATGGATCGGCGGCGCCCGCCGCGGTCGGGCGATCATGCGGACGGTCGTCGGCGGCGCGCTGGCGCTGGGTGCGACCTTCCTCGTCGGCACGCTGTTCGGGGCCGTCGCCGGCTGA
- a CDS encoding NADP-dependent oxidoreductase, with the protein MTDATSTQIQLAARPIGWPTPADFQTAHVTYDAPKPGEVRVRNTFVSVDPYMRGRMNDVRSYTPPFALGETITGGAVGRVVASASDDLPVGTVVLHQHGWSDLVQADASTFRAIPEIPGVPLSLNLHILGMTGLTAYVGLTAIAHLKPGDTVFVSGAAGAVGTAVGQIAKLLGAGRVIGSAGTPEKVALLTEKYGYDAAFDYKSGDVRTLLAEAAPEGIDVFFDNVGGDHLQAALDVFNDGGRAALCGAISSYNTTERPAGPDNMSTMITRGLTMQGFTLAGFLHLVPEFQEKMTAWFAAGSIAYDETIVDGIDHAVDAFLSMMRGANTGKMLVRI; encoded by the coding sequence ATGACCGATGCCACCAGCACCCAGATCCAGCTCGCCGCCCGCCCGATCGGGTGGCCGACGCCGGCCGACTTCCAGACGGCGCACGTCACCTATGACGCCCCGAAGCCCGGTGAGGTGCGGGTGCGGAACACCTTCGTCTCGGTCGACCCGTACATGCGCGGACGGATGAACGACGTGCGCTCCTACACGCCGCCGTTCGCCCTCGGCGAGACCATCACCGGCGGAGCGGTCGGCCGGGTCGTGGCATCCGCGTCCGACGACCTTCCCGTGGGCACCGTCGTCCTGCACCAGCACGGCTGGTCCGACCTCGTGCAGGCGGATGCCTCGACGTTCCGCGCCATCCCGGAGATCCCGGGCGTACCGCTGTCGCTGAACCTGCACATCCTCGGCATGACGGGGCTCACCGCCTACGTCGGGCTCACCGCCATCGCCCACCTGAAGCCGGGCGACACCGTGTTCGTCTCGGGCGCGGCGGGCGCCGTCGGCACCGCGGTCGGCCAGATCGCGAAGCTGCTCGGAGCGGGCCGCGTGATCGGCTCGGCCGGAACTCCGGAGAAAGTCGCGCTCCTGACCGAGAAGTACGGCTACGACGCCGCTTTCGACTACAAGTCCGGAGATGTGCGCACGCTTCTCGCCGAGGCCGCTCCCGAGGGGATCGACGTGTTCTTCGACAACGTGGGCGGCGACCACCTGCAGGCCGCCCTCGACGTCTTCAACGACGGCGGGCGCGCGGCCCTGTGCGGCGCGATCTCGAGCTACAACACGACCGAGCGCCCGGCCGGTCCCGACAACATGTCGACCATGATCACGCGGGGCCTCACGATGCAGGGCTTTACGCTTGCCGGGTTCCTGCACCTCGTCCCCGAGTTCCAGGAGAAGATGACCGCCTGGTTCGCAGCCGGCAGCATCGCGTACGACGAGACGATCGTCGACGGCATCGACCACGCGGTCGACGCGTTCCTGTCGATGATGCGCGGCGCGAACACCGGCAAGATGCTCGTGCGCATCTGA
- a CDS encoding DUF1304 domain-containing protein codes for MIVIGLVLAALAALLHVVIFWLESVAWTSPRARAAFGTTADEAEATREMAFNQGFYNLLLAIVTALGVVLVATGATAAGAALVFAGAGSMAAAALVLLLSSPDKAGAALKQGVLPLLAVIALAIGVLL; via the coding sequence ATGATCGTCATCGGACTCGTGCTGGCCGCACTGGCCGCCCTGCTGCACGTCGTCATCTTCTGGCTCGAGTCGGTCGCCTGGACCAGCCCGCGCGCCCGCGCCGCCTTCGGCACCACGGCCGACGAGGCCGAGGCCACGCGCGAGATGGCCTTCAACCAGGGCTTCTACAACCTGCTCCTCGCGATCGTCACGGCCCTCGGCGTCGTGCTCGTCGCGACGGGAGCGACCGCGGCCGGCGCGGCCCTCGTGTTCGCCGGCGCGGGTTCCATGGCCGCCGCGGCCCTCGTCCTGCTGCTCTCGAGCCCCGACAAGGCGGGTGCCGCCCTCAAGCAGGGAGTCCTGCCCCTCCTCGCCGTGATCGCGCTCGCCATCGGCGTCCTGCTCTGA
- a CDS encoding TetR/AcrR family transcriptional regulator has protein sequence MARTREFDRLDTVRAAREFFWEHGYEDASIAGLEQVTGLNRSSLYNAFASKRGLFDEAVQSYLDEIVRPRLAPLEADPVAPEALGDYLDGLAAALGRAGSMPADNGCLLINAAGAPVSRDAEVARVIAEYRAELHRAISRGVAAALPQASTARRDHLADAVTGLVVAGFALARTASGEAVGSIRTARLLLSGDLDRD, from the coding sequence ATGGCCCGGACCCGAGAGTTCGACCGGCTCGACACGGTTCGCGCCGCGCGCGAGTTCTTTTGGGAGCACGGCTACGAGGACGCCTCGATCGCCGGGCTCGAGCAGGTCACGGGCCTCAATCGATCGAGCCTGTACAACGCGTTCGCCTCCAAGCGCGGGCTCTTCGACGAGGCGGTGCAGAGCTACCTCGACGAGATCGTGCGCCCCCGCCTGGCCCCGCTCGAGGCCGATCCGGTCGCCCCCGAGGCGCTCGGCGACTACCTCGACGGGCTTGCCGCCGCCCTCGGCCGTGCCGGATCGATGCCCGCCGACAACGGATGCCTGCTCATCAACGCCGCCGGTGCGCCCGTCTCGCGCGACGCCGAGGTCGCCCGCGTCATCGCCGAGTACCGGGCGGAGCTGCACCGCGCGATCTCTCGCGGCGTCGCCGCGGCGCTGCCGCAGGCATCCACCGCGCGTCGCGACCACCTGGCCGACGCCGTCACGGGTCTGGTCGTCGCCGGCTTCGCCTTGGCGCGCACGGCCTCGGGCGAGGCGGTCGGCAGCATCCGCACGGCGCGCCTGCTTCTGTCGGGCGATCTCGACCGCGACTGA
- a CDS encoding SDR family oxidoreductase produces MASTHVITGAGSGIGRLVAERLHARGDHLVLLARSAARAADLRTAFPGSTVVVADLARPDGLARALAEQDAVIPAAVDAIIHAAGVVHLGAVADLPVNAWESQLAVNLVAPAEVTRLLLPRVRAARGQVLFVNSGAGLNAHPEWSAYAASKHGLKALADALRTEEALHGVRVTSIYPGRTATPMQREVHAQEGAEYDPSRWIDPASVVAAILTALDLPRDAVISDLTVRPGVR; encoded by the coding sequence ATGGCCTCGACCCACGTCATCACCGGAGCAGGCTCGGGCATCGGACGGCTCGTCGCCGAGCGGCTGCACGCTCGCGGCGACCACCTCGTCCTCCTCGCGCGTAGCGCCGCCCGCGCCGCCGACCTGCGAACGGCCTTTCCGGGAAGCACCGTCGTCGTCGCCGATCTCGCCCGCCCGGACGGCCTCGCCCGCGCGCTCGCCGAGCAGGATGCGGTGATCCCCGCCGCGGTCGATGCGATCATCCACGCCGCCGGTGTCGTCCATCTCGGCGCGGTCGCCGACCTGCCGGTGAATGCCTGGGAGTCGCAGCTCGCCGTCAACCTCGTCGCCCCCGCCGAGGTGACCCGGCTGCTGCTGCCGCGCGTGCGTGCGGCGCGCGGTCAGGTGCTCTTCGTGAACTCGGGTGCGGGGCTGAACGCCCACCCGGAATGGTCGGCGTACGCGGCGTCGAAGCACGGGCTGAAGGCGCTCGCCGACGCGCTGCGCACCGAGGAGGCGCTGCACGGCGTGCGGGTCACCTCGATCTATCCGGGGCGCACGGCCACTCCGATGCAGCGCGAGGTCCACGCCCAGGAGGGTGCCGAGTACGACCCGTCGCGCTGGATCGACCCGGCGTCGGTCGTGGCCGCGATCCTCACCGCCCTCGATCTTCCGCGTGACGCCGTCATCAGCGATCTGACCGTGCGGCCCGGCGTGCGATGA
- a CDS encoding glutaminase → MTDAAALIAAARARLSGSPRERLGDWAAARRLFGFGRAPRIVPVGEVWHLGVLLIGDEAVYATGEVLRARTEAPRGYTAEAQRARSERAAAAARGGFADGEVLHLGAEELDLAALARGEASGPLCLVDGVPHVRWSASGAPRPLTDYLNEQLSLR, encoded by the coding sequence ATGACGGATGCCGCGGCGCTGATCGCGGCGGCGCGCGCCCGCCTCTCGGGGTCGCCCCGCGAACGCCTCGGCGACTGGGCCGCGGCGCGTCGGCTGTTCGGGTTCGGGCGGGCGCCGCGGATCGTGCCCGTGGGCGAGGTATGGCATCTCGGCGTTCTGCTGATCGGCGACGAGGCGGTCTACGCGACCGGCGAGGTCCTTCGTGCCCGCACCGAGGCGCCCCGCGGCTACACGGCCGAGGCGCAGCGCGCCCGCTCGGAGCGCGCGGCGGCGGCCGCCCGCGGGGGGTTCGCCGACGGCGAGGTGCTCCACCTGGGGGCCGAAGAGCTCGACCTGGCGGCACTCGCTCGGGGCGAGGCATCCGGCCCGCTCTGTCTCGTAGACGGCGTGCCGCACGTGCGATGGAGCGCGAGTGGGGCGCCGCGGCCCCTCACCGATTACCTGAACGAGCAGCTCTCGCTGCGCTGA
- a CDS encoding sugar O-acetyltransferase translates to MTTNVGSGADSLADLIERDADVRALFGGEWIRYRASDSLPELTWHAQSTCARINQIFFDEPAEAQRLFHDLVPGAGSGIDFRPPINLDYGVGLTIGDRTFINKDFLIVGGGYVTIGADCLIGPRCSIYTPNHAEEPTRRREGWERASAVTIGDNVWFGGSVTVLPGVTIGSDSIIGAGSVVTSDIPSGVVAVGNPCRVVRPIRQD, encoded by the coding sequence ATGACAACAAATGTGGGCAGTGGCGCCGACTCCCTGGCCGACCTCATCGAGCGCGACGCCGACGTGCGCGCCCTCTTCGGCGGCGAGTGGATCCGCTATCGGGCATCCGACAGCCTTCCCGAACTGACCTGGCACGCGCAGTCCACGTGCGCGCGGATCAACCAGATCTTCTTCGACGAGCCGGCCGAAGCGCAGCGCCTCTTCCACGATCTGGTCCCCGGAGCCGGATCGGGCATCGACTTCCGCCCGCCGATCAACCTCGACTACGGCGTCGGGCTCACGATCGGCGACCGCACGTTCATCAACAAGGACTTCCTCATCGTCGGCGGCGGCTACGTCACGATCGGAGCGGACTGCCTCATCGGCCCGCGGTGCAGCATCTACACGCCCAACCACGCCGAAGAGCCCACGCGCCGCCGCGAGGGGTGGGAACGGGCATCCGCCGTCACCATCGGCGACAACGTCTGGTTCGGGGGCTCCGTGACGGTGCTCCCCGGCGTCACGATCGGCTCCGACAGCATCATCGGTGCGGGATCCGTCGTCACGAGCGACATCCCCTCGGGCGTCGTCGCGGTCGGAAACCCCTGCCGCGTCGTGCGACCGATCCGCCAGGACTGA